From Magnolia sinica isolate HGM2019 chromosome 13, MsV1, whole genome shotgun sequence, one genomic window encodes:
- the LOC131224081 gene encoding cytosolic sulfotransferase 13-like, whose product MAMSRPSPTPPQEGEEGLSHDCKELLSSLPTTNGGRFTHLYQYEGFWYNQQFLLGIIACQRHFQAHDSDLLLATTPKSGTTWLKALAFAITNRARYPFPQHPLLTNNPHKLVPYLEMNLYYGNSTPDPERIRSLGLFSTHMPYTSLPQSIKDSNCKVVYLCRNPGDVFISFWHFSNNLKVPETQSPISLEDAFDLFCAGISMYGPFWDHVLGYWKESKERPEKVMFLKYEDLKREPVAPVKRLAEFLGCPFTPQEDREGMLHDILKLCSFENLSNLEVNKIGKTRHGNNDPYEVEHKHLFRRGEVGDSLNYLTTQMIERLDQIMEEKLQGYDLTFQVSV is encoded by the coding sequence ATGGCCATGTCTCGACCATCCCCTACTCCTCCACAAGAAGGGGAAGAAGGACTAAGCCATGACTGCAAGGAATTACTCTCCTCCCTTCCGACGACAAATGGGGGGCGCTTCACTCATCTTTACCAATACGAAGGCTTTTGGTACAACCAACAGTTTCTACTGGGAATAATCGCATGTCAACGGCACTTCCAAGCTCACGATAGCGATTTACTACTGGCCACCACACCTAAATCGGGCACTACATGGCTCAAGGCACTTGCATTTGCTATTACGAACCGGGCCCGTTACCCATTTCCTCAGCATCCTTTGCTCACCAACAATCCCCACAAACTCGTCCCTTATCTGGAGATGAACTTATACTACGGCAACTCAACTCCTGATCCTGAACGCATTCGGTCCCTTGGTCTCTTCTCCACACATATGCCTTACACGTCTTTGCCACAATCCATTAAAGACTCTAATTGCAAAGTTGTCTATCTTTGCAGAAATCCTGGAGAtgtgtttatttctttttggcaTTTCTCAAACAACTTGAAAGTACCTGAGACTCAATCACCAATCTCTCTCGAAGATGCATTTGAccttttctgtgcaggcatatcAATGTATGGTCCTTTCTGGGATCATGTATTGGGGtattggaaggaaagcaaagaaagGCCTGAGAAGGTAATGTTTCTTAAGTACGAGGATTTGAAGAGAGAGCCAGTGGCTCCAGTGAAAAGGTTGGCGGAGTTTCTAGGATGCCCTTTCACACCCCAAGAGGACAGAGAAGGCATGCTACATGATATATTAAAGTTGTGtagttttgaaaatttgagcaatTTGGAGGTGAATAAGATTGGAAAGACTCGACACGGAAACAACGACCCGTATGAGGTCGAGCATAAGCATTTGTTTAGGCGAGGTGAGGTTGGTGATTCTTTGAATTATCTTACTACTCAAATGATTGAACGGTTGGATCAGATCATGGAAGAAAAGTTGCAAGGTTATGATCTGACGTTCCAAGTATCTGTTTAG